The following are from one region of the Moritella sp. 24 genome:
- the pseB gene encoding UDP-N-acetylglucosamine 4,6-dehydratase (inverting), with the protein MFNNKSILITGGTGSFGKKYTKTILTNYKPKRLIILSRDELKQFEMQQEFNDPCMRYFIGDVRDGERMMQAMQDVDFVIHAAALKQVPAAEYNPMECIKTNIHGAENVIKAAIANKVEKVIALSTDKAANPINLYGATKLASDKLFVAANNMVGSGPTRFACVRYGNVVGSRGSVVPFFKGLLEKGAESLPVTHADMTRFWITLQDGVDFVLTNFKRMQGGEIFIPKIPSVHIMDLVEAYAPDIKTEIIGIRPGEKLHEIMCPADDSHLTLEFSDHYVICPTITFFGQNIDYTNNRLGEVGQSVAQGYEYHSGNNPDFLDIQQIRNFDALAEL; encoded by the coding sequence ATGTTCAACAATAAATCCATTCTCATCACTGGCGGTACAGGCTCTTTTGGTAAAAAATATACCAAAACTATCCTTACTAACTACAAGCCAAAACGTCTTATCATTTTATCCCGCGACGAACTTAAGCAATTTGAAATGCAACAAGAGTTTAATGATCCGTGTATGCGCTATTTCATCGGTGATGTTCGTGATGGTGAGCGTATGATGCAGGCAATGCAGGATGTAGATTTTGTTATCCATGCAGCAGCATTAAAGCAAGTACCTGCCGCAGAATATAACCCGATGGAATGTATTAAAACTAATATTCATGGAGCTGAGAACGTTATTAAAGCGGCGATAGCGAATAAAGTCGAAAAGGTTATTGCGCTATCGACAGACAAAGCGGCGAATCCGATTAATTTATATGGCGCAACTAAGTTAGCGTCGGATAAGTTATTTGTTGCTGCAAATAATATGGTAGGTAGTGGACCAACACGTTTTGCTTGTGTGCGTTATGGCAATGTTGTTGGTTCTCGTGGTTCGGTAGTTCCATTCTTTAAAGGCTTACTTGAGAAAGGCGCTGAATCTTTACCTGTTACTCATGCTGATATGACGCGGTTCTGGATCACACTGCAAGACGGTGTTGATTTTGTATTGACTAACTTTAAGCGTATGCAGGGTGGCGAAATTTTTATCCCTAAGATCCCATCTGTACATATTATGGACTTGGTCGAGGCGTATGCTCCAGATATTAAAACTGAGATTATCGGTATTCGCCCGGGTGAAAAGTTACATGAAATAATGTGCCCAGCAGATGACTCGCACTTAACGTTAGAATTTTCTGATCATTATGTTATCTGTCCTACAATTACGTTCTTCGGTCAAAATATAGATTATACCAATAATCGTCTTGGTGAAGTTGGCCAATCTGTCGCGCAAGGATATGAGTATCATTCTGGTAATAACCCAGATTTCTTAGATATCCAACAGATCCGTAATTTTGATGCGTTAGCAGAGCTGTAA
- a CDS encoding polysaccharide deacetylase family protein, which translates to MKAVMYHYVRPVDANMPFFKALHIDDFKKQLDYFEQEFGIATYEDMLEVKNGKLLDKIILTFDDAISDHYEYVFPELKKRGITGVFYIPTQPYLNNKMLDVHKVHLILGSIESKIVLEKLNSYISYGMLQHTNEFEEKTYNYQTNDECTLQVKRILNYFLSYQYRTKIIDMLFLELLGEQSDYCASFYMNTAQLKELSDNAMIIGSHSISHPVFSRLSKDLQRVEIEDSFNFLSELGVINDFKTFCYPYGGDHSFNQDTVDLLNESNVDFSFSVDPCDIKTLDLNKIQTLSRYDCNHFKYGQCRTVL; encoded by the coding sequence ATGAAAGCTGTTATGTACCATTATGTTAGACCTGTAGACGCTAACATGCCATTTTTTAAAGCGCTACATATCGATGATTTTAAAAAACAACTTGATTATTTTGAGCAAGAATTCGGTATTGCTACTTATGAAGATATGCTGGAAGTAAAAAATGGAAAATTACTTGATAAGATCATTTTAACTTTTGATGATGCTATTTCAGACCATTATGAATATGTTTTTCCTGAGTTAAAAAAAAGAGGAATAACAGGAGTATTCTATATACCAACTCAGCCCTACTTGAATAACAAAATGCTTGATGTTCATAAAGTACATCTTATTTTAGGCTCGATTGAATCAAAGATTGTATTAGAAAAGTTAAATTCATATATTTCTTATGGCATGTTGCAGCATACTAACGAGTTTGAAGAGAAAACATATAATTATCAAACTAATGATGAATGTACTTTGCAAGTTAAACGTATTTTGAATTACTTTCTTTCATATCAATATAGAACTAAAATTATTGATATGTTGTTTCTTGAGCTATTAGGTGAACAGAGTGATTATTGTGCATCTTTTTATATGAATACGGCTCAACTTAAAGAACTTTCTGACAATGCTATGATTATTGGTAGTCATTCTATTTCTCACCCTGTATTTAGTCGATTATCAAAAGATTTACAAAGAGTTGAAATTGAAGATTCTTTTAATTTTTTGTCAGAATTAGGTGTCATTAATGATTTTAAAACATTTTGTTATCCTTATGGTGGTGATCACTCCTTTAATCAGGATACTGTCGATTTATTAAATGAGTCAAATGTTGACTTTTCTTTTAGCGTTGATCCTTGCGATATTAAAACATTAGATCTGAATAAGATACAAACACTTTCAAGGTATGACTGCAATCATTTTAAGTACGGACAATGCCGAACAGTTCTATAG
- a CDS encoding formyltransferase family protein, translated as MKVVILTGGQLRHDYFRKRLALDPNIEVLASYCEFNNKLAKMVDKGESLLAREHLRIRTQSEEDFFREFVTYTNDNSNPKFIEAGNINSEDIVNEIIGLVPDLIISYGCSIIKSELLTVFKNRFINLHLGLSPYYVGSGTNFWPFVNREPEYCGVTFMYIDSGIDTGNIIHQIQANSGCTDHPIVIGNRLIQKMTKVCINMLIHFDKLEIKEQVDLDINSKSYRNIDFTDESVIDYYNNFSNSIKSILSDDKKLDKKLDKKLKLIHQSFLEK; from the coding sequence ATGAAGGTTGTCATATTAACAGGTGGTCAATTACGGCATGATTATTTTAGAAAGCGCTTAGCCTTAGACCCTAATATTGAGGTACTTGCAAGCTATTGTGAGTTTAATAATAAACTAGCAAAAATGGTTGATAAAGGTGAGTCATTGCTAGCTAGGGAACACTTAAGAATAAGAACTCAGTCTGAGGAGGACTTTTTTAGAGAGTTTGTTACATACACAAATGATAACTCTAACCCTAAGTTCATTGAAGCGGGAAATATAAATTCCGAAGATATAGTAAATGAAATTATAGGGTTAGTACCAGATCTAATTATAAGTTATGGTTGTTCTATTATAAAAAGTGAGCTGTTAACTGTATTCAAAAATAGATTTATAAACTTGCATTTAGGTTTATCACCTTATTATGTTGGGAGTGGCACTAATTTTTGGCCTTTTGTAAATCGAGAACCTGAATACTGCGGTGTGACATTTATGTATATAGATTCAGGCATCGATACCGGTAATATTATCCATCAGATACAAGCTAATTCAGGTTGTACTGATCATCCTATTGTTATTGGTAATCGGTTGATTCAAAAGATGACAAAAGTGTGTATTAATATGCTGATTCACTTTGATAAACTAGAAATTAAAGAACAAGTTGATCTTGATATTAATAGTAAATCATACCGAAATATAGATTTTACAGATGAATCTGTCATTGATTATTATAATAACTTTTCAAATTCAATCAAAAGTATCTTAAGCGATGATAAAAAATTAGATAAAAAATTAGATAAAAAATTAAAATTAATACATCAGTCATTTCTGGAGAAATAA
- the neuC gene encoding UDP-N-acetylglucosamine 2-epimerase, with the protein MKKIVFLTGTRADFGKLKSLINKVEGSNEFDAHIFVTGMHMLSKYGMTANEVTKSGFKSIYRYINQHSGDSMDGILAKTIHGLSDYIKEIEPDMIVVHGDRVEAMAGAIVGSLNNILVAHIEGGEVSGTIDELIRHAVSKMSHLHFVCNEKAKQRLIQLGELSSSIYIIGSPDLDIMTSINLPSLDDVKLRYGIEFDKYAVFMYHPVTTDLDALPYNIKQTVDAMLESDHNYVVIYPNNDHGTDIIIKELSRLEGNERFKIYPSLRFESFLTLLKNTTFMMGNSSAGVREIPFYGLPSINLGSRQDGRAKAKSIINVNENCDDILNAIDLTGVSKLMPVREFGNGNSDELFFNELTKPMLWNKAKQKVFVDL; encoded by the coding sequence ATGAAAAAAATCGTTTTTTTAACTGGAACTCGAGCTGACTTTGGTAAATTAAAGAGCTTAATTAATAAGGTTGAAGGCTCGAACGAATTTGATGCTCATATTTTTGTTACTGGAATGCATATGTTATCTAAATATGGCATGACTGCAAATGAAGTAACAAAGTCTGGTTTCAAGTCAATATACAGGTATATAAATCAGCATAGTGGTGACTCTATGGATGGTATATTGGCGAAGACAATCCATGGACTATCTGATTATATTAAAGAAATTGAACCTGATATGATTGTTGTTCATGGTGATCGTGTTGAAGCTATGGCTGGCGCAATTGTTGGTTCTTTAAATAATATTTTAGTTGCCCATATCGAAGGCGGTGAAGTATCAGGAACAATTGACGAGCTGATTCGACACGCAGTATCTAAGATGTCCCATTTACATTTTGTGTGTAATGAAAAAGCAAAGCAGCGTTTGATACAATTAGGGGAGCTATCTTCATCTATCTATATTATTGGCTCGCCTGATTTAGATATTATGACATCAATTAATCTCCCTTCATTAGACGATGTAAAATTAAGATACGGTATAGAATTTGATAAGTATGCTGTATTTATGTATCACCCTGTAACGACGGACTTAGATGCGCTACCTTATAACATTAAACAAACAGTAGATGCGATGCTGGAAAGTGATCATAATTATGTTGTTATTTATCCTAATAATGATCACGGTACAGATATAATAATTAAAGAGTTATCTCGTTTAGAAGGAAATGAACGTTTTAAAATATATCCTAGTTTACGTTTTGAATCTTTTCTTACGTTACTTAAAAATACCACTTTTATGATGGGTAATTCTAGTGCTGGTGTGAGAGAAATTCCTTTTTACGGATTACCTTCAATAAATCTTGGGTCAAGACAAGATGGAAGGGCTAAGGCAAAGTCAATAATAAATGTAAATGAAAATTGTGATGATATCCTTAATGCTATAGACCTAACTGGTGTCAGTAAACTTATGCCAGTTCGTGAATTTGGTAATGGTAATAGCGATGAACTATTTTTTAACGAACTAACTAAGCCTATGCTTTGGAATAAAGCAAAGCAGAAAGTATTTGTAGATTTATAA
- a CDS encoding N-acetylneuraminate synthase family protein: MTNPVFEISGRKVGLDYAPLVIAEIGINHEGSLKTAFEMVDAAIEGGAEIIKHQTHVVEDEMSCEAKQVIPGNADVSIYEIMDRCSLNEEDETKLKEYIEAKGAIFISTPFSRAAALRLERMGVKAYKIGSGECNNYPLLDLIASYGKPVILSTGMNDIPSIRKSVEIFRKYQTPLCLLHTTNLYPTPDHLIRIGAMEEMQREFPDVVVGLSDHSIDNLACLGAVAAGASVLERHFTDSKSRPGPDICCSMDASDCAELIAQSKRMAQMRGGSKGAVKEEQVTIDFAYASVVTIKDIKEGDKFTKDNLWVKRPGTGEFLADDYESLLGKVAKVSIVSDTQLKRIDVEFK, from the coding sequence ATGACTAATCCAGTATTTGAAATCTCAGGCCGTAAAGTAGGCTTAGACTACGCACCTCTTGTTATTGCTGAAATTGGTATTAACCATGAAGGGTCTTTAAAAACAGCATTTGAAATGGTTGATGCTGCAATTGAAGGCGGTGCTGAAATTATTAAACACCAAACTCATGTAGTAGAAGACGAAATGAGTTGTGAAGCTAAACAAGTAATCCCAGGCAATGCAGATGTTTCAATTTATGAAATTATGGATCGTTGTTCTTTAAATGAAGAAGATGAAACAAAATTAAAAGAATACATTGAAGCTAAAGGCGCTATTTTTATTAGCACACCTTTTTCAAGAGCAGCTGCTTTACGTTTAGAGAGAATGGGTGTTAAAGCTTATAAAATAGGTTCTGGTGAGTGCAATAACTATCCATTATTAGATTTAATTGCTAGCTACGGTAAACCTGTCATTTTAAGTACTGGTATGAATGATATCCCTTCAATTAGAAAGTCAGTTGAGATATTCAGAAAATATCAAACCCCGCTTTGTTTATTGCACACTACAAATTTATATCCAACGCCTGATCATTTAATTCGTATTGGCGCAATGGAAGAAATGCAACGTGAATTTCCTGATGTTGTTGTTGGTTTATCTGATCACAGCATTGACAATTTAGCATGTCTAGGTGCTGTTGCTGCTGGTGCATCTGTATTGGAACGCCATTTTACTGATAGTAAATCTCGACCAGGGCCTGATATTTGTTGTTCAATGGATGCCTCTGATTGTGCAGAGCTAATCGCACAATCAAAACGTATGGCTCAGATGCGTGGTGGTTCGAAAGGCGCAGTTAAGGAAGAACAAGTAACAATTGATTTTGCTTATGCAAGTGTTGTGACAATTAAAGATATTAAAGAAGGCGATAAATTTACTAAGGATAATCTTTGGGTTAAACGCCCTGGAACGGGGGAGTTTTTAGCTGATGATTATGAGTCACTTTTGGGTAAAGTAGCGAAAGTGTCGATTGTAAGTGATACTCAACTTAAGCGTATTGACGTCGAGTTCAAATAA
- a CDS encoding cytidylyltransferase domain-containing protein, which yields MNIALITARGGSKGLPRKNILPLNDKPLISWTIQAALNSSCIDEVYVTTEDLEIADISVKYGAKVIPRPNILAQDETSSEPVIAQAINYLSEQNYKLDKICLLQPTSPLRTAEHINAAFQLFEKKKAFCVLSVFEPQHSAAKAYKVLDDGSITGLIFDDAPYCRRQDLPNTYQPNGGIYLFDAEQFMLNEQIPRKYVFPLIMTEEESIDIDTAADLQHAELIMKGKIND from the coding sequence ATGAATATAGCTCTTATAACGGCAAGAGGTGGCTCTAAAGGCTTACCTCGAAAAAATATTTTACCGTTAAATGATAAACCACTTATTAGCTGGACTATTCAGGCCGCATTAAACTCATCTTGTATTGATGAGGTCTATGTTACAACTGAAGATCTAGAGATTGCAGATATTAGTGTTAAATATGGGGCGAAAGTGATTCCTCGCCCCAATATTCTAGCTCAAGATGAAACAAGTAGTGAACCGGTTATTGCACAGGCTATCAATTATTTGAGTGAGCAGAATTATAAGTTGGATAAAATATGTTTATTGCAGCCTACTTCCCCTCTTCGAACAGCCGAACATATAAATGCTGCTTTTCAATTATTTGAGAAAAAGAAAGCTTTTTGTGTGTTAAGTGTATTTGAGCCACAGCATAGTGCTGCAAAGGCATATAAAGTACTCGACGATGGTTCTATTACAGGGTTGATTTTTGATGATGCTCCATATTGCCGTCGCCAAGATTTACCAAATACTTACCAACCAAATGGTGGTATTTATCTGTTTGATGCGGAACAGTTTATGCTTAATGAGCAAATTCCCCGTAAATATGTATTTCCATTGATAATGACTGAAGAAGAGTCTATAGATATTGATACAGCAGCAGACTTACAACACGCAGAATTAATTATGAAAGGTAAAATAAATGACTAA
- the asnB gene encoding asparagine synthase (glutamine-hydrolyzing), producing MCGIFGYFDLQGRSLTGSALQNMGDVINYRGPDGQGIFVEPGLALGNQRLAILDIEHGQQPFISDDKQIVVVQNGEIFNHVELADELKNTEFECKTHCDTEVLLRLYQKHGIDFVSKLNGMFAIAIWDNNDKALYLIRDRVGEKPLHFHYVDDRLIFGSEIKSILAAGIDKQLDHNALDSFLSFNYVVPPSTLFKDVKHVMPGTYIKATAQGIEDVRWWDLASIALQEKPERQWINEFNDILDDAVRIRLRADVPFGAFLSGGVDSSCVVGLMSKHMNQSVKTFTIGFHDEKFDESPFAELAATRFSTEHVLEKVEANLLDLWPKATYHCDQPHGDVSFLPTYRVAELASSKVKMVLTGDGADELFAGYDKYKSFFADDYASGMSETEFRGNYLDNISLFKSDAKSALYSEGFKQQVAEDNTASYIFPLFDKSQHMGRVNQALYIDTMLLLPGNNLVKPDRMGMAVSIENRAPFLDFRMVELAFSMPGKLKLQQGETKYIYKKAVADLIGSDLTYRKKQMFTVPISEWLKHDLKEMVLDLLLSEKTMARELFNEEYVSTLYADHCNGSANNTREIRALMALEIWFREFDV from the coding sequence ATGTGCGGTATTTTTGGATATTTTGACTTACAAGGTCGTAGCCTAACGGGTTCAGCATTACAGAACATGGGGGATGTGATTAATTACCGAGGCCCAGATGGCCAAGGTATATTTGTCGAGCCTGGACTTGCTTTAGGTAACCAGCGTTTGGCTATTTTAGATATTGAGCATGGTCAACAGCCTTTTATCTCGGATGATAAACAAATTGTGGTTGTTCAAAATGGTGAGATATTTAACCATGTTGAATTAGCGGATGAACTAAAAAATACGGAATTTGAGTGTAAAACGCACTGTGATACTGAAGTATTATTACGTTTATATCAAAAACACGGTATTGATTTTGTCTCTAAATTAAATGGCATGTTTGCTATTGCGATTTGGGATAATAACGATAAAGCACTGTATTTAATTAGAGATCGTGTCGGTGAAAAACCATTACACTTCCACTATGTGGATGACCGTCTTATATTTGGATCAGAAATTAAATCAATTCTCGCCGCGGGTATTGATAAACAATTAGATCATAATGCCTTAGATTCCTTTCTGAGCTTTAACTACGTAGTGCCGCCATCAACATTATTTAAAGATGTTAAGCATGTTATGCCTGGTACCTATATTAAAGCAACTGCACAAGGTATTGAAGATGTACGTTGGTGGGATTTAGCAAGTATCGCGTTACAAGAAAAACCAGAACGTCAGTGGATTAATGAGTTTAATGATATTTTAGATGACGCCGTGCGCATACGGTTAAGAGCGGATGTGCCGTTTGGCGCGTTTTTATCTGGTGGTGTCGATTCAAGCTGCGTTGTTGGTTTAATGAGTAAGCATATGAACCAATCGGTGAAAACATTCACTATTGGCTTTCATGACGAAAAATTTGATGAATCTCCTTTTGCTGAGCTTGCTGCAACACGTTTCTCAACTGAGCATGTACTTGAAAAAGTAGAAGCTAATTTACTCGATTTATGGCCTAAAGCGACCTACCATTGTGACCAACCTCATGGCGACGTTTCATTTTTACCGACTTATCGAGTTGCTGAACTAGCATCTAGTAAAGTTAAAATGGTGCTAACGGGTGATGGTGCAGATGAACTCTTTGCTGGTTATGATAAATATAAATCATTCTTTGCTGATGATTATGCCAGCGGCATGAGTGAGACTGAATTTAGAGGTAATTACCTAGATAATATTTCATTATTCAAATCAGATGCGAAATCGGCTCTTTATAGCGAAGGCTTTAAGCAACAGGTAGCGGAAGATAATACGGCGTCTTATATCTTTCCTTTATTTGATAAAAGCCAACATATGGGTCGTGTTAATCAAGCGCTTTATATTGATACAATGCTGTTATTACCGGGTAATAATCTCGTGAAACCCGACCGTATGGGCATGGCCGTATCGATAGAAAATAGAGCACCATTTTTAGATTTCCGTATGGTTGAACTTGCATTTTCAATGCCTGGCAAATTGAAATTACAGCAGGGTGAAACCAAGTATATTTATAAGAAGGCTGTGGCTGATTTAATCGGTTCGGATTTAACTTATCGTAAAAAACAGATGTTTACAGTGCCTATATCTGAATGGTTGAAACATGATTTGAAAGAGATGGTACTTGATCTACTGTTATCTGAAAAAACGATGGCTCGCGAACTATTCAATGAAGAATATGTATCTACGTTATATGCCGACCATTGTAATGGTAGCGCTAATAATACGCGTGAAATAAGAGCATTAATGGCATTAGAGATTTGGTTTAGAGAGTTTGATGTCTAG
- a CDS encoding sugar transferase, whose translation MKRFFDIFSSLCVLLCVLPFFLIVAIAIVWDNFGSVFYTQKRIGLNGKEFGMYKFRSMRVDADKIGPYFTSVNDPRITRVGQFLRRTSIDELPQLLNVLLGHMSVVGPRPNVAQQEELYSPVSWKKRNTVKPGITGLAQATKRSSATFEERENLDLEYVDNHNIIFDLKIIFMTIKQVVVKGGN comes from the coding sequence ATGAAAAGATTTTTTGATATATTCTCATCGTTGTGTGTATTGCTCTGTGTTTTACCATTCTTTTTGATCGTGGCAATTGCCATCGTATGGGATAACTTTGGTTCTGTTTTTTATACCCAAAAACGTATTGGTCTAAATGGGAAAGAATTCGGCATGTATAAGTTTCGTAGTATGCGTGTTGATGCGGATAAAATAGGTCCTTATTTCACGTCTGTAAATGACCCTCGTATTACACGTGTTGGTCAATTTTTGAGACGGACCAGTATTGATGAATTACCACAATTACTTAATGTATTACTAGGCCATATGAGTGTTGTTGGCCCGAGACCAAATGTAGCACAGCAGGAGGAGTTATATTCACCTGTCTCGTGGAAAAAAAGGAATACGGTTAAACCAGGTATTACAGGCTTAGCGCAAGCGACTAAACGTTCGAGTGCTACGTTTGAAGAGAGGGAAAATTTAGATCTCGAATATGTGGATAACCATAATATTATATTTGATTTGAAAATTATTTTTATGACTATAAAGCAAGTTGTAGTGAAAGGCGGTAACTAA
- a CDS encoding aldolase/citrate lyase family protein, with product MFNLMLITNDVDLAKHAVDAGISRIFVDLEVNGKFERQGHLDTLISKHSIQDARHIRNVIGEHELLIRLNPLYDGSELEVEQAISAGADLLMLPMFTTAEQVNSFCRLIAGRAKCIPLVETAAAAACLADVVKVEGVSEIYIGLNDLHLDLKLNFMFEPLANGLLESLINIVKDAGLPFGFGGMARIGEGTLPAELILAEHVRLGSSCVILSRAFHHKSESLVEFKSVMNLENEVSKIMDTRTYLLQRNEAVQLADKTKVIDIINSIIASKH from the coding sequence ATGTTTAATTTAATGCTAATTACAAATGATGTGGATTTAGCTAAACACGCCGTTGATGCTGGTATATCGCGAATATTTGTTGATTTAGAGGTTAATGGTAAATTTGAACGACAAGGCCATTTAGATACCTTGATCAGCAAGCACTCGATACAAGATGCCCGCCATATCCGCAATGTGATTGGTGAGCATGAATTATTGATCCGATTAAATCCTTTGTATGATGGTTCTGAACTGGAAGTCGAACAGGCGATTAGTGCTGGTGCTGATTTACTTATGCTACCGATGTTTACGACGGCCGAACAGGTAAATTCTTTTTGTCGTTTGATCGCTGGTCGCGCCAAATGTATTCCCTTAGTTGAAACTGCGGCTGCAGCTGCCTGTCTCGCTGATGTTGTTAAAGTTGAAGGGGTCAGTGAAATCTATATTGGCTTAAATGACCTACATTTAGATTTAAAACTTAACTTCATGTTTGAGCCGTTAGCAAATGGTTTACTTGAATCATTGATTAACATAGTAAAAGATGCTGGGCTACCGTTTGGTTTTGGTGGTATGGCTCGTATTGGTGAAGGGACGTTACCTGCCGAATTGATTTTAGCTGAGCATGTTCGTTTAGGTTCTTCTTGTGTTATTTTATCTCGAGCTTTTCATCATAAAAGTGAATCTTTAGTCGAATTTAAAAGTGTGATGAACCTTGAGAATGAGGTGAGCAAAATTATGGACACAAGAACGTATTTATTACAACGAAATGAAGCCGTGCAGTTAGCGGATAAAACGAAAGTTATTGATATTATTAACAGTATAATTGCGAGTAAGCATTAA
- the murJ gene encoding murein biosynthesis integral membrane protein MurJ, whose product MRNLLVSSLFVSIGLFIGRLSGFVRETFIASTFGASEQTDLIIVFLSTPDVLVNLLVGGALGMALIPEFKRLDKEAAKALYQQIIMLLLGTFCIFSICAYFFAGDILNAFAPGLSDTVIQKYSSTFAITFIAIPLTVSAGITTAFLHSNGKFLIPALGTFIFNLVLIASLYITSLFDAEYILFIISIGVCSAAFVRWTSQVINSQVIPFSFSAFKQNLVSSSLLRRYFYGVLTGGIIFLMPVVTRAIASENGAGELSLVNYAIKLVEFPLGVVLTVFSIVFFPRFSGLFAADNERDFLTTFKRVILSVIAISFAVFVPLQHFSASVVTLIYDWNQLNVEQLDKISIYFNSAVRTLPFQGVNALLIAVLASRRDTLSALLCSTGLAILFFTIGYGVVSSIDELFDLMVLTYALLSLSLFLVLVVKHKIDIVNQHFIIDFIKLVVAAVIYAWLLSQINLVQASIWLDMLVASISCIIFLVLCVLMNKDIRQIIKSKKGF is encoded by the coding sequence ATGCGTAATTTGTTAGTATCGAGTTTATTTGTTTCTATCGGACTTTTTATTGGTCGATTGTCTGGTTTTGTCCGAGAAACTTTTATTGCGTCAACGTTTGGTGCTTCAGAGCAAACAGATTTAATCATTGTTTTTTTATCTACACCTGATGTTTTAGTTAATTTACTTGTTGGTGGTGCGCTTGGTATGGCATTAATACCTGAGTTTAAGCGTTTAGATAAAGAGGCTGCGAAAGCACTTTATCAACAAATTATTATGTTATTGCTAGGGACGTTTTGTATTTTTAGTATATGCGCTTATTTCTTCGCGGGTGATATTTTGAATGCATTTGCACCGGGATTAAGCGACACGGTTATTCAAAAGTATAGCAGCACGTTTGCGATCACTTTTATTGCTATCCCTTTGACGGTATCCGCTGGAATTACAACTGCATTTTTGCATTCTAATGGTAAGTTTCTTATACCAGCATTAGGCACTTTTATTTTTAATTTGGTACTTATTGCTAGTTTATATATAACGAGTTTGTTTGATGCGGAATATATATTATTCATTATATCAATAGGTGTCTGTTCGGCGGCTTTTGTTCGCTGGACGAGTCAAGTGATAAACTCTCAGGTTATACCTTTCAGCTTCAGTGCTTTTAAGCAAAACTTAGTGTCTAGTTCGCTGTTGAGACGCTATTTTTATGGTGTACTAACTGGTGGTATTATTTTTCTCATGCCGGTGGTGACTCGGGCGATCGCTTCTGAAAATGGCGCTGGAGAATTATCGTTGGTTAATTACGCGATTAAGTTGGTCGAGTTTCCGTTAGGCGTTGTTTTAACGGTGTTTTCAATTGTGTTTTTCCCTCGTTTTTCAGGGCTATTTGCGGCAGACAATGAACGAGATTTTTTAACAACATTCAAACGTGTGATACTTTCTGTTATAGCCATCTCGTTTGCTGTTTTTGTGCCTTTACAGCATTTCTCTGCTTCGGTTGTAACACTTATTTATGATTGGAATCAACTGAATGTTGAGCAGCTTGATAAGATATCTATTTATTTTAATAGTGCAGTTCGTACCTTACCTTTTCAGGGGGTTAATGCATTATTAATTGCTGTCTTAGCGTCAAGACGAGATACTTTAAGTGCATTACTTTGTTCAACTGGTTTAGCGATATTATTCTTTACCATAGGTTATGGCGTTGTCAGTAGTATAGATGAACTATTTGATTTGATGGTATTAACGTATGCATTATTGAGCTTATCGTTATTTTTGGTTCTTGTCGTTAAACATAAAATAGACATTGTTAATCAACATTTCATTATTGATTTTATTAAGCTAGTGGTAGCTGCAGTGATTTATGCTTGGTTACTGTCACAAATCAATCTCGTTCAAGCCAGTATCTGGCTGGACATGCTGGTAGCAAGTATTTCTTGTATTATATTCTTAGTGTTATGTGTTTTGATGAATAAAGACATTCGACAAATAATTAAGTCTAAAAAAGGGTTTTAA